A region from the Mesorhizobium sp. J8 genome encodes:
- the nifE gene encoding nitrogenase iron-molybdenum cofactor biosynthesis protein NifE, producing the protein MSSLNAKIQDVFNEPACEQNRAKDAKARQKGCSKPLTPGAAAGGCAFDGAKIVLQPITDVAHLIHAPLACEGNSWDNRGAASSGPTLWRTSFTTDLSELDVVMGQGERKLFKAIREISQIYAPPAIFVYSTCVTALIGDDIEAVCKRAAEKFGLPVVPINAPGFVGSKNLGNKLAGEALLDHVIGTVEPDDASPYDINILGEFNLSGEFWLVKPLLDRLGIRVRASIPGDARYLDIASAHRARAAVMVCSTALINLARKMEQRWDIPFFEGSFYGITDTSEALRQISRLLVKKGADPELLGRTEALIAEEEAIAWKKLATYRPRLEGKRVLLNTGGVKSWSVVHALMEIGIEIVGTSVKKSTLEDKERIKQILKDENHMFETMAARELYAMLSKHEADIMLSGGRTQFIALKAKTPWLDINQERHQPYAGYDGMVELVRQIDLAIHNPIWRQVREPPPWDCQAAVEDEPLSTKSEAATVQTFKKFAGATADDFGEC; encoded by the coding sequence ATGTCTTCGCTCAACGCCAAAATCCAGGATGTCTTCAACGAACCTGCCTGCGAGCAGAACCGCGCCAAGGATGCCAAGGCGCGCCAGAAAGGCTGTTCCAAGCCGCTGACCCCCGGAGCGGCAGCCGGCGGCTGTGCCTTCGACGGGGCAAAAATCGTGCTGCAGCCGATCACCGACGTCGCGCATCTCATCCATGCTCCGCTCGCCTGCGAGGGCAATTCCTGGGACAACCGTGGCGCGGCTTCCTCCGGGCCGACGCTATGGCGCACAAGCTTCACGACCGATCTTAGCGAACTCGACGTGGTGATGGGGCAGGGCGAGCGGAAGCTTTTCAAAGCGATCCGCGAGATCAGCCAAATTTACGCGCCGCCCGCGATCTTCGTCTATTCGACCTGTGTGACGGCACTGATCGGCGACGACATCGAGGCCGTGTGCAAACGCGCGGCGGAAAAGTTCGGACTGCCGGTGGTGCCGATCAATGCGCCGGGCTTCGTCGGCTCCAAGAATCTTGGCAACAAGCTTGCCGGCGAAGCGTTGCTCGACCATGTCATCGGCACGGTAGAGCCGGACGATGCCAGCCCTTACGACATCAATATCCTGGGGGAATTCAACCTCTCCGGCGAATTTTGGCTGGTGAAGCCGCTCCTTGATCGGCTGGGCATCCGGGTGCGCGCCTCAATTCCGGGCGACGCGCGCTATCTCGATATTGCCTCAGCGCACCGCGCGCGCGCGGCCGTGATGGTTTGCTCGACGGCGCTCATCAATCTCGCCCGCAAGATGGAGCAGCGCTGGGACATCCCGTTTTTCGAGGGCTCCTTCTACGGCATCACCGACACTTCCGAAGCGCTCCGGCAGATCTCTCGACTGCTCGTCAAGAAGGGTGCCGATCCGGAGCTCCTCGGCCGCACCGAGGCATTGATCGCTGAAGAGGAAGCGATTGCCTGGAAGAAGCTCGCGACCTACCGCCCAAGGCTCGAAGGCAAGCGCGTGCTTCTCAACACTGGCGGTGTGAAGTCCTGGTCGGTCGTCCATGCGCTGATGGAGATCGGGATCGAGATCGTCGGCACCTCGGTGAAGAAATCGACGCTCGAAGACAAGGAACGCATCAAGCAGATACTCAAGGACGAGAACCACATGTTCGAGACCATGGCAGCGCGCGAGCTCTACGCCATGCTCTCAAAACATGAGGCCGACATCATGCTGTCGGGCGGGCGCACGCAATTTATTGCCCTGAAGGCCAAGACGCCTTGGCTCGATATCAACCAGGAGCGTCACCAGCCCTATGCCGGCTATGACGGCATGGTGGAACTAGTGCGCCAAATCGATCTGGCCATCCATAACCCGATCTGGCGCCAGGTGCGGGAGCCGCCACCGTGGGACTGCCAGGCCGCCGTAGAGGACGAACCGCTGAGCACGAAGAGTGAGGCAGCGACCGTCCAGACTTTCAAGAAATTCGCCGGCGCGACGGCCGACGATTTCGGCGAGTGTTGA
- the nifN gene encoding nitrogenase iron-molybdenum cofactor biosynthesis protein NifN, translating into MVRILPQTKAAAVNPLKSSQPLGAALAFLGVDGAMPLFHGSQGCTSFALVLFVRHFKEAIPLQTTAMDEVATILGGADHLEEAILNLKTRTKPKLIGVCTTALTETRGEDFAGDISTIRLKRAEELAGTEVVLANTPDFDGAIEEGWAKAVTAMIERITRPGEQARQSKKIAILPGWNLTVADIEHLREVVESFGLEPVIVPDISGSLDGTVPDRWVTTTYGGASVEDIRELGTAVQCIVIGEHMRRPVETLYRLTGVPYVLFQSLTGLKSTDRFVSLLSAISGAAVPAGIRRRRAQLQDALLDGHFHFGGKKIAIAAEPDQLYQLATFFVGMGSEIAAAVTTTHMSKVLAKVPAQSVQIGDLGDLETLGAGADLLVTHSHGRQASQRLGIPLMRVGFPIFDRLGSQHKLTILYQGTRDLIFEVANLFQADRHAPTPEALDPFRHREMPDELRSSPYARH; encoded by the coding sequence ATGGTCCGCATCCTTCCCCAAACCAAAGCCGCGGCGGTCAATCCGCTGAAGTCATCGCAGCCGCTCGGTGCCGCCCTGGCCTTTCTTGGGGTCGATGGTGCGATGCCGCTGTTCCACGGCAGCCAGGGATGCACCAGCTTCGCATTGGTGCTGTTCGTGCGGCATTTCAAGGAAGCCATCCCTCTGCAGACCACCGCGATGGACGAAGTGGCGACCATCCTTGGCGGGGCAGACCATCTGGAAGAAGCCATCCTCAATCTCAAGACCCGCACAAAGCCAAAGCTGATCGGGGTCTGCACAACGGCGCTAACGGAAACCCGAGGCGAGGATTTCGCCGGTGATATCTCCACTATCAGGCTAAAGCGCGCTGAAGAACTCGCCGGTACGGAGGTCGTGCTGGCCAACACGCCGGATTTCGACGGCGCGATCGAAGAGGGCTGGGCCAAGGCTGTCACGGCGATGATCGAAAGGATCACGAGGCCAGGCGAGCAGGCGCGGCAATCGAAGAAGATCGCGATCCTGCCTGGCTGGAACCTTACTGTGGCGGATATCGAGCATTTGCGTGAGGTGGTTGAAAGCTTCGGCCTCGAGCCGGTGATTGTGCCTGACATCTCCGGCTCGCTCGACGGTACGGTGCCCGACCGTTGGGTCACGACCACCTATGGCGGTGCCAGCGTCGAGGATATCCGCGAGCTTGGCACAGCAGTGCAATGCATCGTCATTGGTGAGCATATGCGCCGTCCGGTCGAGACGCTCTACCGGCTGACCGGCGTGCCTTACGTGCTGTTCCAGTCGTTGACCGGATTAAAGAGCACTGACCGGTTCGTCTCGCTGCTGTCTGCAATTTCGGGCGCGGCTGTGCCGGCCGGGATACGCCGTCGCCGGGCGCAGCTGCAGGACGCGTTGCTCGACGGACATTTCCATTTCGGAGGCAAGAAAATTGCGATCGCTGCCGAACCAGACCAGCTCTATCAACTCGCCACGTTCTTCGTCGGCATGGGCTCCGAAATCGCGGCGGCGGTCACCACGACCCATATGTCGAAAGTTCTGGCGAAAGTACCGGCGCAGTCGGTTCAAATTGGCGATCTCGGCGATTTGGAAACTCTTGGCGCCGGCGCCGATCTTCTCGTTACCCACTCCCACGGCCGCCAGGCGTCGCAGCGCCTTGGCATCCCGCTCATGCGCGTTGGCTTCCCGATTTTCGACCGGCTCGGCAGCCAGCACAAGCTCACAATCCTCTATCAGGGGACCCGCGACCTGATCTTCGAGGTTGCCAACCTTTTCCAGGCGGACCGGCATGCGCCGACGCCTGAGGCGCTTGATCCATTCCGCCACCGAGAAATGCCAGATGAGCTCCGTTCGTCGCCTTACGCTCGTCACTGA
- the nifX gene encoding nitrogen fixation protein NifX — MSSVRRLTLVTDEVHASTPLRQAGALRVAIATQDMKNLNAHFGSAKRFAVYDITREEWQLAEAVAFDDVSDESGKHRSEGDDRITPKVEALKGCHLLFCLAIGGPSAAKVISAKIHPIKVPQPQTIQEVLLRTQTMLRTCPPPWLRKVLVQAGVAEKKPSFDDED; from the coding sequence ATGAGCTCCGTTCGTCGCCTTACGCTCGTCACTGACGAGGTTCACGCATCAACGCCGCTCAGGCAGGCCGGCGCTTTGCGCGTCGCGATCGCCACGCAAGACATGAAGAACCTCAATGCCCATTTCGGGTCGGCCAAGCGCTTTGCTGTCTACGACATCACACGTGAGGAGTGGCAGCTTGCCGAAGCCGTGGCCTTCGACGACGTTTCCGACGAGAGCGGGAAGCATCGCAGCGAGGGCGATGATCGCATCACTCCGAAGGTGGAAGCGCTGAAGGGCTGTCATCTCCTGTTTTGCCTGGCTATCGGCGGACCGTCGGCAGCCAAAGTTATTTCGGCAAAAATCCATCCGATCAAAGTGCCGCAGCCCCAAACCATCCAAGAGGTGCTCTTGCGCACGCAGACGATGCTGAGGACGTGTCCTCCCCCCTGGCTGCGAAAGGTGCTGGTCCAGGCAGGGGTTGCTGAAAAGAAACCGTCCTTCGATGACGAGGACTGA
- a CDS encoding NifX-associated nitrogen fixation protein — protein sequence MFDAALSPVANEDEAALATPFVRCLVRLIRAQDSYGSWEGKSDVELLGDFIITKEKRRAIPIIGDPDPDVLWRLDMFYTAVGLAIEERSGLMASPMMELSHEGFGRVLFTAGRLVVLSKTLRDVHRFGFETLWKLAAAGTKLAGDATAAIEAYPEVARA from the coding sequence ATGTTTGACGCCGCGCTTAGCCCTGTTGCCAACGAGGACGAAGCGGCCCTTGCCACTCCGTTCGTCAGATGCCTCGTGCGACTGATCCGTGCCCAGGATTCCTATGGGTCATGGGAAGGCAAATCGGACGTCGAGCTCTTGGGCGACTTCATCATCACAAAGGAAAAGCGCCGTGCGATCCCGATCATCGGCGATCCCGATCCTGACGTGCTGTGGAGGCTCGACATGTTTTACACTGCCGTCGGGCTCGCGATAGAGGAGCGCTCCGGCCTGATGGCGTCGCCCATGATGGAGCTGAGCCACGAGGGCTTCGGGCGCGTCCTATTCACGGCCGGGCGGTTGGTCGTTCTGTCGAAGACGCTGCGCGACGTCCACCGGTTCGGCTTCGAGACGTTATGGAAACTCGCCGCGGCCGGTACGAAACTCGCCGGCGATGCGACCGCAGCGATTGAAGCCTATCCCGAGGTGGCACGGGCCTGA
- a CDS encoding response regulator transcription factor — MPVLEDISGPAHPTEAVEADLVLGMAPMKPLVLICSQDTELYLFLNHILGVDGFTTEPAGGVKQALAAADERALQAVVLDCRPETATGSTLCARLKREPRTGGLPVIALIAPGAENQHLDLLEAGIDESFVRPIKPATLLDCLRTKLALPRPGSNGVENGSWLCCGGLEMKLDAYRVRGNGHDIHLGPLEFNLLRHLLEAPGKVFSRDELIEAAWPDNIHIGARTVDVHISRIRKALKAASPGSVIRTVRSAGYSLEKSDG, encoded by the coding sequence ATGCCAGTCCTTGAGGACATATCAGGGCCGGCCCACCCAACCGAGGCGGTCGAGGCCGATTTGGTTCTTGGGATGGCGCCGATGAAGCCACTGGTCCTGATCTGTTCGCAAGACACGGAGTTGTATCTGTTCCTCAATCACATTCTGGGGGTGGACGGCTTCACGACCGAGCCGGCTGGGGGCGTCAAGCAAGCACTTGCAGCGGCCGATGAGCGAGCACTTCAGGCAGTCGTGCTGGACTGCAGACCAGAAACCGCAACGGGCTCCACACTCTGCGCCAGGCTCAAGAGGGAGCCGCGGACCGGCGGCCTTCCCGTTATTGCGCTGATAGCGCCCGGCGCCGAGAACCAGCACCTCGATCTCTTGGAGGCAGGCATTGACGAGAGCTTTGTGCGGCCGATCAAGCCGGCCACGCTGCTTGACTGTCTGCGGACGAAACTGGCGCTGCCGAGGCCTGGTTCAAACGGGGTCGAAAACGGCAGCTGGCTCTGCTGCGGCGGCCTTGAGATGAAGCTCGATGCCTACCGAGTTCGCGGTAATGGTCACGACATCCATCTCGGACCGCTCGAGTTCAACCTGCTGCGGCATTTGCTTGAGGCTCCTGGCAAGGTCTTCAGCCGAGACGAGCTGATCGAGGCGGCCTGGCCGGACAATATCCACATCGGTGCACGCACCGTCGACGTCCATATCAGCCGGATCAGAAAGGCACTGAAGGCGGCCTCGCCCGGAAGCGTCATTCGTACCGTCAGATCGGCCGGCTACTCGCTGGAGAAGTCGGATGGCTGA
- a CDS encoding universal stress protein translates to MAFKSVLCVTGSDHSDEDVRIAAGLCAEVGAYLSVLIMAPPPLGDCVAEWPRQSAAAIARLERQYRQIERFSHDMAILEKTSRDIQKLLRAMWICYDVDTDYCDHASVGDAVRRRALCSDLTVVGPAVLNDINLGSLVINGSLFDTGKPVLVVPKDAEATLSPRRVLVGWDSRVEASRAVGEALDLLAAAEEVRVTLVDPEVTSTANGVEPGADIAAYLARHGVRVSVDRLASAGKPPATVLAQHAIDTSANMIVMGAYGSRRLRERLFGGVRRWIEEKPSLPLFLAR, encoded by the coding sequence ATGGCCTTCAAAAGCGTACTTTGTGTGACGGGGTCTGACCACTCCGATGAAGACGTCAGGATAGCTGCCGGCTTGTGCGCCGAGGTCGGTGCGTATCTTTCGGTACTGATCATGGCGCCTCCACCGCTAGGCGATTGCGTCGCCGAGTGGCCAAGGCAATCCGCAGCGGCCATTGCGAGACTGGAAAGACAATATCGGCAAATCGAGAGATTTTCACACGACATGGCCATTCTGGAAAAAACATCCAGGGACATTCAAAAACTGCTGAGAGCCATGTGGATTTGCTATGACGTCGATACCGACTACTGCGATCACGCCAGCGTCGGTGACGCGGTGCGACGGCGGGCGCTCTGCAGCGACCTCACTGTCGTTGGCCCAGCAGTTCTAAACGACATCAATCTCGGGTCTCTTGTTATCAACGGCAGTCTGTTCGATACCGGAAAGCCGGTGCTCGTGGTGCCGAAGGATGCTGAGGCGACTCTGTCGCCGCGGCGTGTGCTGGTCGGCTGGGATTCGCGCGTCGAGGCGTCCCGTGCGGTTGGCGAAGCGCTGGATTTGCTAGCCGCTGCCGAGGAAGTTCGCGTCACGTTAGTCGATCCGGAGGTGACCTCGACCGCAAACGGCGTGGAGCCGGGAGCCGATATAGCTGCCTATCTTGCGCGGCATGGTGTTCGGGTGTCAGTCGACCGGCTGGCGAGCGCCGGCAAACCGCCGGCAACGGTGCTGGCGCAGCACGCAATCGACACGTCCGCCAACATGATTGTCATGGGCGCTTATGGCAGCCGGCGGCTGCGCGAGCGGCTCTTCGGTGGCGTGAGGAGATGGATAGAAGAAAAGCCGTCATTGCCGCTGTTTTTGGCGCGCTGA
- a CDS encoding TlpA disulfide reductase family protein has protein sequence MALQMESLAPSIKVETWLRGEPLSSFQPGKVYVVSFWATWCGPSVALLLDLVELQEKYKNGGLEVIAIAADEDASSADEARTKLDAWLTDKCSDLNYRIAFDPTGKMNKFWMEPSFSVGLPTSFVVDRDGRIAFVGPPRQLDEVLPKVLYGSWRASDEAKAADIERIARNGAIAREQALRKPINDRFWAAVKLEDWKTALSAIEEGIALVPDDINFRLAHVHLVLHKMHDMWTGVPLMRELVRDAIERNSEDWMLAALGQLFGPTQDHSRFPSAERFAMGKELSEHILALNPPQGDRPKFRSYSAVARYYYDSGKKDRAIELLRLALKSLGGPDSASDDLRQHLLPDLLQALANYKAGRTVTALFAQLSKVISRGSHRATGRGKFIKRGVNLNVYWPVRPFPWRDRSK, from the coding sequence GTGGCATTGCAGATGGAGTCACTGGCTCCCTCGATCAAAGTCGAGACCTGGTTGCGTGGCGAGCCGCTTTCGAGTTTCCAGCCCGGCAAAGTGTACGTTGTCTCCTTTTGGGCTACTTGGTGCGGACCGAGTGTGGCGCTGCTGCTCGATCTGGTGGAGCTACAAGAGAAATACAAAAACGGCGGACTTGAAGTCATCGCAATAGCGGCTGACGAAGACGCTTCCTCGGCCGATGAGGCCCGAACCAAGCTGGACGCGTGGTTGACCGACAAGTGCTCGGATCTCAACTATCGGATCGCGTTCGACCCCACAGGCAAAATGAACAAGTTTTGGATGGAGCCCAGCTTTTCTGTCGGGCTTCCGACCTCGTTCGTGGTCGACCGGGACGGCCGCATCGCCTTTGTCGGTCCTCCCAGGCAGCTCGATGAGGTTTTGCCGAAGGTGCTTTACGGCAGCTGGCGCGCCAGCGATGAAGCGAAAGCCGCCGATATCGAGCGGATCGCCAGAAACGGCGCAATAGCGCGCGAACAGGCGTTGAGAAAGCCGATCAATGACAGATTTTGGGCGGCAGTGAAGCTAGAAGATTGGAAGACGGCGCTCTCGGCGATTGAAGAGGGCATCGCCTTGGTGCCGGACGACATCAATTTCCGCCTGGCCCATGTGCATTTGGTGCTTCACAAAATGCACGACATGTGGACCGGCGTCCCCCTCATGCGCGAATTGGTTCGCGACGCGATCGAAAGAAACTCCGAAGATTGGATGCTTGCAGCGCTAGGGCAACTCTTCGGTCCGACGCAAGACCATTCGCGCTTTCCGTCTGCCGAGCGCTTCGCGATGGGCAAAGAGCTGTCCGAACACATCCTGGCACTCAATCCGCCGCAAGGCGACCGCCCCAAGTTCCGGTCCTATTCGGCGGTGGCCAGATATTATTACGACAGCGGCAAGAAGGATCGCGCGATCGAGTTGCTCAGGCTGGCACTGAAGTCGCTTGGCGGTCCAGACTCTGCCTCCGACGATCTAAGACAACATCTCCTACCTGATTTGCTGCAGGCCTTGGCTAACTACAAGGCCGGGAGGACTGTTACAGCGCTCTTTGCGCAGCTCAGCAAAGTAATTTCCCGGGGAAGCCATCGCGCGACCGGCCGGGGAAAATTCATAAAAAGGGGCGTCAACCTGAATGTTTACTGGCCAGTTCGTCCATTTCCCTGGCGTGACCGCAGCAAGTAG
- a CDS encoding DUF269 domain-containing protein yields MSDAAVCAAVSEDEAALATPFVKCLVRLIRAQEPRHGLSQSPRAVEARHVLQRRRACDCGAFPPGDVANCGGQTLEALGAGFSAPGVGSFCPEIHRFGFETFRQLAEAGTRLVDDATAATEASPEVALA; encoded by the coding sequence ATGTCTGACGCCGCGGTCTGCGCTGCTGTTAGCGAGGACGAGGCGGCCCTTGCCACCCCGTTTGTCAAATGCCTCGTGCGGCTGATCCGTGCTCAGGAGCCCAGGCATGGGCTATCCCAATCCCCACGCGCTGTGGAGGCTCGACATGTTTTACAGCGCCGTCGGGCTTGCGATTGCGGAGCGTTTCCGCCCGGTGATGTCGCCAATTGTGGAGGCCAAACACTTGAGGCTTTGGGTGCGGGCTTTTCGGCGCCAGGCGTTGGGTCGTTCTGTCCGGAGATCCACCGGTTCGGCTTCGAGACGTTCCGGCAACTCGCGGAGGCCGGTACCAGACTGGTCGACGATGCGACCGCAGCCACCGAAGCCAGTCCCGAGGTCGCGCTGGCGTGA
- a CDS encoding CCE_0567 family metalloprotein: MSDLEELQKKVRKLQSRAGTAKMELHDLAEDLPVNWTEIKAVAEKTFAVFAEWDAAKKDLASLENSR; the protein is encoded by the coding sequence ATGTCTGACCTTGAGGAGTTGCAGAAGAAGGTCCGCAAGCTGCAGTCGCGTGCGGGAACCGCGAAGATGGAATTGCACGACCTTGCCGAGGACCTCCCGGTCAACTGGACTGAGATCAAGGCGGTTGCAGAAAAAACGTTCGCCGTTTTTGCCGAGTGGGACGCTGCCAAGAAAGATCTCGCTTCGTTGGAGAATTCGCGATGA
- the fdxB gene encoding ferredoxin III, nif-specific, with amino-acid sequence MTSTFVTRDGSRWMPQYLTAIDGTTCIGCGRCFKVCSREVMHLYGVDDAGEILGPCDGEDDDFDGELNRMIMVVDHAGRCVGCGACARVCPKNCQTHVAADKVAA; translated from the coding sequence ATGACGAGCACGTTCGTCACCCGCGATGGCTCCAGATGGATGCCGCAATATCTCACCGCTATCGATGGCACCACCTGCATTGGCTGCGGACGCTGCTTCAAGGTTTGCTCGCGCGAGGTCATGCACCTTTACGGCGTCGATGACGCGGGCGAAATCCTCGGCCCCTGCGACGGTGAAGACGACGATTTCGATGGCGAGCTCAATCGCATGATCATGGTCGTCGACCATGCCGGCCGTTGCGTCGGCTGCGGAGCCTGCGCCCGCGTCTGCCCGAAGAACTGCCAGACCCACGTTGCGGCCGACAAGGTCGCTGCGTGA
- a CDS encoding exopolysaccharide production repressor protein — MIVYFASHSIRTVVVTTLACSLLLQVGYFATVLFLIWRYRCADRACQRAEHFAGSKEVGHKLPDYDEVGNESSDEPPLFPMGGMWLLH; from the coding sequence GTGATTGTCTACTTTGCCTCTCATTCCATCCGCACGGTAGTAGTCACAACGCTGGCTTGTTCGCTGCTCCTCCAGGTAGGCTATTTCGCAACCGTGCTCTTTCTGATCTGGCGGTATCGCTGTGCTGACAGAGCTTGCCAGAGAGCCGAGCATTTCGCCGGTAGCAAGGAAGTTGGACACAAGTTGCCCGACTATGATGAGGTCGGGAATGAGTCTTCAGATGAGCCTCCGCTCTTTCCGATGGGCGGCATGTGGCTGCTGCACTGA
- a CDS encoding 1-aminocyclopropane-1-carboxylate deaminase → MLEKFERYPLTFGPTPIEKLDRLSKHLGGKVEIYAKREDCNSGLAFGGNKLRKLEYIIPDAIASDADTLVSIGGVQSNHTRMVAAVAAKIGMKCLLVQESWVPHEDAVYDRVGNILLSRIMGAEVRLVEEGFDIGIRHSWEKALYEVKASGGIPYAIPAGASVHPYGGLGYVGFAEEVRAQEKELGFAFDFIVVCTVTGSTHAGMLVGFAQHGRQRNVIGIDASATPSRTKAQVLSIAQHTAELVDLEIEPVEDDVVLLEGYAGPCYGIPSDGTKEAIRLCARLEGMITDPVYEGKSMQGLIDLVQKGFFAEGSRVLFAHLGGAPAINGYGYTFRNG, encoded by the coding sequence ATGCTGGAAAAGTTCGAGCGTTATCCGCTCACCTTTGGACCGACGCCCATCGAAAAGCTGGACCGGCTCAGCAAGCATTTAGGGGGAAAGGTAGAAATCTACGCCAAACGCGAGGACTGCAACTCCGGTCTCGCGTTCGGTGGAAACAAGCTGCGCAAGCTCGAATACATCATTCCCGATGCCATCGCGTCAGATGCCGATACGCTTGTCTCGATCGGTGGCGTGCAGTCAAACCACACGCGAATGGTGGCCGCGGTCGCCGCCAAGATCGGCATGAAATGCCTCCTGGTTCAGGAGAGCTGGGTTCCCCATGAGGACGCCGTCTATGATCGGGTCGGCAATATTTTATTGAGCCGCATCATGGGAGCAGAGGTGCGCCTGGTCGAGGAAGGCTTTGACATCGGCATACGCCACAGTTGGGAAAAAGCGCTCTACGAGGTCAAGGCGAGTGGCGGGATACCCTATGCGATCCCAGCCGGGGCTTCTGTTCACCCGTACGGTGGCCTCGGCTATGTGGGGTTCGCGGAGGAGGTGCGCGCTCAGGAGAAAGAGCTGGGGTTTGCGTTTGACTTCATCGTCGTTTGCACGGTCACGGGCTCGACGCATGCCGGCATGCTCGTCGGCTTTGCTCAGCACGGTCGACAACGCAATGTCATCGGCATCGACGCCTCTGCCACTCCCTCGCGAACCAAGGCGCAGGTGCTTAGCATTGCCCAACATACTGCAGAGCTAGTCGATCTCGAAATAGAACCGGTCGAGGATGATGTGGTGTTGCTCGAAGGGTACGCCGGCCCGTGTTACGGCATTCCCTCCGACGGAACGAAGGAGGCGATCCGCCTATGTGCGCGACTCGAGGGTATGATTACCGATCCCGTTTACGAAGGCAAATCGATGCAAGGGTTGATCGACCTCGTTCAGAAAGGTTTTTTCGCCGAGGGATCGAGGGTTCTTTTCGCGCATCTCGGCGGTGCGCCGGCGATCAACGGCTATGGTTATACGTTTCGCAACGGCTGA
- a CDS encoding exopolysaccharide production repressor protein, giving the protein MAHAKTIWSYSSKTPLNQPRVRQAKDGIEQMAAARFVSGIIGTLAVFAIATYCLTGSFTAVFVQAGLCVLLMQVAYSLAVVYLVWKQGLGALGAQNPNTLLRQLDTSLDRRVGRACAELRADGQYEGEPSPCAELAHDNTVAAVEPEDSHSIMMSAASPSI; this is encoded by the coding sequence ATGGCTCATGCGAAGACTATTTGGTCCTACTCTTCAAAAACACCGCTCAACCAGCCGAGGGTTCGGCAAGCGAAAGACGGGATTGAGCAAATGGCCGCAGCCCGATTCGTCAGCGGCATAATCGGCACTTTGGCTGTTTTCGCGATCGCCACCTATTGCCTGACCGGGTCGTTCACCGCCGTGTTTGTGCAAGCTGGCCTGTGTGTTTTGCTCATGCAGGTCGCATACTCGCTGGCAGTGGTTTATCTCGTTTGGAAACAGGGCCTCGGGGCGCTGGGCGCACAAAATCCAAACACGCTTTTGCGACAGCTGGACACAAGCCTAGATCGGCGTGTCGGTCGTGCCTGCGCTGAGCTTCGCGCCGACGGCCAATATGAAGGCGAGCCAAGCCCTTGCGCCGAGCTTGCGCATGACAACACTGTCGCCGCTGTCGAACCAGAAGACTCACATTCGATCATGATGTCTGCCGCATCCCCCTCGATCTGA
- a CDS encoding SAM-dependent methyltransferase — protein MRAKMMEGTSLAHDDHQALCLELAESNPGPIDASTFERHWNRQLLRLALCEGPVTHGLQVGCGTRAFTEQLAPHCERLTAMNVEPKAPCLTRLRMQNFSHIDWVVCEDEPSAVRELFDLIVGTDVLCHPPGIAELRAPLENVVRVLAPDGHLVFGSRRGSIHRRWGHFASAGPSIASLHPKRSQLPRVRCQGNGSCEDYLVLLFKNTAQPAEGSASERRD, from the coding sequence ATGCGCGCAAAGATGATGGAGGGCACATCATTGGCGCATGACGATCATCAAGCCTTATGTTTGGAATTGGCCGAGAGCAATCCTGGGCCAATCGACGCGAGCACCTTTGAGCGCCACTGGAACAGGCAGTTATTGCGGCTCGCACTTTGCGAGGGCCCCGTAACGCACGGGCTTCAGGTCGGGTGCGGGACCAGGGCTTTCACGGAACAGCTAGCGCCGCATTGCGAACGGCTCACTGCCATGAATGTCGAGCCGAAAGCGCCTTGTCTGACGCGCCTGCGCATGCAGAATTTCTCGCACATCGATTGGGTGGTCTGCGAGGACGAACCCAGCGCAGTCAGGGAGTTGTTCGACCTTATTGTTGGGACCGACGTGCTTTGCCATCCCCCGGGCATAGCGGAACTGCGAGCGCCGCTCGAAAATGTGGTTCGCGTGCTTGCTCCGGACGGTCACCTTGTTTTCGGATCGCGGCGCGGTTCAATTCACCGGCGTTGGGGTCATTTCGCGAGTGCCGGGCCCTCGATAGCCTCATTGCACCCGAAGCGGTCTCAGCTGCCGCGCGTGCGATGCCAGGGGAATGGCTCATGCGAAGACTATTTGGTCCTACTCTTCAAAAACACCGCTCAACCAGCCGAGGGTTCGGCAAGCGAAAGACGGGATTGA